A stretch of Vespa velutina chromosome 8, iVesVel2.1, whole genome shotgun sequence DNA encodes these proteins:
- the LOC124951235 gene encoding probable ATP-dependent RNA helicase spindle-E isoform X1 has protein sequence MDYLDIFRRNKEIKKIQLPPPYSERFQPRDMSLLDNLLDSNPISTSDATGTDYVQEYIEKEEQELLQSTASHISNNCGTGPKMDAVSAGSDPVIQELNNEKLTNVYKTFNFAYRPKTNLTITTMKDRIISMIDTNPVVIIEGPTGCGKTTQVPQFILDSCYKKRAHCNIIVTQPRRIAAISIAKRVSQEREWPVGTLVGYQVGMINNTSEDTRLTYCTTGVLLQKLINTKHMLEYTHIILDEIHERDQELDFLLLIVRKFLRTNSRTVKIVLMSATFNVEKFAKYFSSPVGNKLEAAPVIDIAKRTYFNINIYYLCQLGMLGPIPEISRDEPKVTKSMMDFCVHIVIVLDELDMKADDAYDSKTGLYNRHVILVFLPGINEIEEMHNMLTSAKYENSKWDIIVLHSSITNEEQHKIFEQPPKGYRRIILSTNIAESSITVPDVKYVIDFCLIKQLVTDPKTNFQCLELSWASKGNCQQRAGRTGRIMDGRVYRLVPKNFYDTVLCDEGNPEMLRAPLENLVLQAKVLNMGEPKAILALSLDPPDLSNLERTILLLKESGALLNNNDKTELFDGELTDLGRIMAALPLNIYVTKLIVLGHLFSVLRDMIIIGCSMTVKDMFCSPFGKKLLAYNVKFSWACDSESDCIAFLNVYKVWTSEKANRHLNNNAMEKRWAQRQFVQIKVLREIEALVYNVTQRLKKFGITESVGINKVRWDDEVRPFVLKIVIAGAFYPNYFVKHQNVEELKEGHKIMNGLDLTNTVYLQGWPLKQPGLLYARKIQNIFQDCFKSSVGKVNVSFKSSRIYLQFSKSYTDEERKIPLSVYRSIKMRQCNIPIEISVLSENDALDMAKKMNLEDKSIFFNNNISIKESKKPAYNNPNLPGLDISYIAIKIINVIDPGHFWIHINDKDTHDKVRQIQKFLNEGEKSLKKFDYLPEINTLVAVPFKKTLQVEFYRGVITNYIEKSDNKFALCQLIDIGQTVKIHINNIRQIIYCEDIMKIPALALECVLANIQPCTTHTHKIHWPQEANNKFHELLESNEQIFGEIYSVVNNVIALTLIAVTTENKININQILIDQKLAMHKEESYLSRLNNELRKKYENMSATQLLYYEKMQYEDYNSCDDYPDLPDDSKWVSTVRLRGPFSPLECSLRHLTIAGRGKKIIIETNSVNSVLLDSNWKEQQKHLLVAGTVNQNVNGSNLTLRNTTLIPAIPGLTALLALIFTPRMELRRNSSGTYYVGALCGLGCDSSTKESLFPERDMEIYFDVEITFDDLQDINRLRHWMNIGMHINEKIEENNNSEEIISYQNKIKIILSKLMDKCRKKQDPEMLMNFYKWGMYDELLFLQPSRMTMVKNNIYSLHWALELEEKNDELEKMTNHIKELRNLASEDERKLLNTEIYCDFCKVTIYSVLQLRVHLYTLVHRENEKKWNIKL, from the exons ATGGATTACTTAGATAtttttagaagaaataaagaaataaaaaaaatccaattacCACCTCCATACAGCGAAAGATTTCAACCACGTGATATGTCTTTATTAGACAATTTATTAGATAGCAATCCAATATCTACAAGTGATGCAACTGGTACCGATTATGTACAGGAATACATTGAGAAGGAAGAACAAGAACTTCTTCag TCCACTGCAAGTCACATATCAAATAATTGTGGGACGGGACCTAAAATGGATGCAGTATCTGCAGGATCAGATCCTGTTATACAAGAacttaataatgaaaaattaacaaatgtatataaaacgttTAATTTTGCCTATCGTCCAAAAACGAATTTAACTATCACTACAATGAAAGACCGTATAATCTCAATGATTGATACCAATCCTGTAGTTATTATAGAGGGACCAACTGGTTGTGGCAAAACAACACAAGTACCACAATTTATACTAGAttcttgttataaaaaaagagcTCACTGTAACATCATAG taaCACAGCCTAGACGTATTGCTGCTATTAGTATTGCAAAAAGAGTTAGTCAAGAAAGAGAATGGCCTGTAGGAACTCTTGTTGGATATCAAGTAGGCATGATAAACAATACATCTGAAGATACCCGTTTAACATATTGTACAACTGGTGtgcttttacaaaaattaataaatacaaaacatATGTTGGAATATACTCATATTATACTAGATGAAATTCATGAACGTGATCAGGAATTGGATTTCCTGTTGCTTattgtaagaaaatttttacggACAAATTCACGTACAGTGAAAATTGTACTTATGTCTGCAACATTTAATGTTGAAAAATTtgctaaatatttttcatcacCTGTTGGAAATAAACTTGAAGCTGCACCTGTCATTGATATTGCTAAACGAACttactttaatataaatatttattatctgtgTCAACTTGGTATGTTAGGACCA ATACCAGAAATATCACGAGATGAACCAAAAGTAACAAAAAGTATGATGGATTTTTGTGTACACATAGTAATTGTTCTTGATGAACTTGATATGAAGGCGGATGATGCATATGATAGTAAAACAGGGTTATATAATAGACATGTAATTCTTGTATTCTTGCCAggaattaatgaaatagaagaaatgcATAACATGTTAACGTCTGCAAAATATGAAAACTCTAAATgggatattattgttttacatTCATCAATTACAAATGAAGAACAACACAAAATTTTTGAACAACCTCCAAAAGGCTATCgtcgtattattttatcaacaaATATTGCTGAAAGTAGTATTACTGTACCTGATGTAAAGTATG TAATCGATTTTTGCTTAATAAAACAACTTGTGACTGACCCAAAAACTAATTTTCAATGTTTGGAACTTTCTTGGGCTAGTAAAGGAAATTGTCAACAACGTGCTGGTCGTACAGGTCGTATAATGGATGGAAGAGTATATAGATTAGTaccaaaaaatttttatgat ACAGTACTATGTGATGAAGGAAATCCTGAAATGTTGAGAGCTCCTCTTGAAAACTTAGTGCTTCAGGCAAAAGTTCTAAACATGGGTGAACCTAAAGCTATCTTAGCTTTATCTCTTGATCCACCTGATCTTAGTAACTTAGAGCGTACTATACTCTTATTGAAAGAATCTGGTGCATTActcaacaataatgataaaacagaACTCTTTGATGGTGAATTAACAGATCTCGGCCGTATAATGGCTGCTCTaccattaaatatttatgttactAAATTGATTGTATTAGGTCATCTCTTCAGTGTTTTAAGAGACATGATAATAATTGGTTGTAGTATGACTGTAAAGGATATGTTTTGTAGTCCATTTGGAAAAAAGTTATTAGCTTATAATGTGAAATTTAGTTGGGCTTGTGATTCAGAAAGTGATTGTATAGCATTTCTAAATGTTTATAAAGTATGGACAAGTGAGAAAGCAAAtcgtcatttaaataataatgctaTGGAAAAGAGATGGGCACAAAGACAATTTGTACAAATAAAAGTATTGCGTGAAATTGAAGCTCTCGTGTATAACGTGActcaaagattaaaaaaatttggtATAACTGAAAGTGTTGGAATTAATAAAGTTAGGTGGGATGATGAAGTACGACCATTTGTtctaaaaattgtaattgcTGGTGCATTTTATcctaattattttgttaaacaCCAAAATGTCGAAGAATTAAAAGAGGGGCATAAGATCATGAATGGATTAGACTTAACAAATACAGTATATTTGCAAGGTTGGCCATTAAAACAGCCAGGACTTTTGTATGCAcgcaaaattcaaaatattttccagGATTGTTTTAAATCTTCTGTCGGAAAAGTAAACGTTTCTTTCAAATCTTCGCGTATATATCTTCAATTTAGTAAAAGTTATacagatgaagaaagaaaaattccacTTTCAGTATATAGATCTATTAAAATGAGACAATGTAATATACCTATTGAAATATCTGTTTTAAGTGAAAATGACGCTCTTGATATggcaaaaaaaatgaatcttgAAGACaagtcaatattttttaataacaatatttctataaaagaaagcaaaaaaccTGCTTATAATAATCCAAATCTTCCAGGTCttgatatttcatatattgcaattaaaataataaat GTCATAGATCCTGGTCATTTTTGGatacatataaatgataaagatacACATGATAAAGTAAGGCAGATACAAAAATTTCTgaatgaaggagaaaaatcattaaaaaaattcgattatctTCCAGAGATTAACACTCTTGTAGCTGTTCCATTCAAGAAAACTCTTCAAGTAGAATTTTATCGTGGTGTAATCacaaattatatcgaaaaatctGATAACAAATTTGCTTTATGCCAATTAATTGATATAGGTCAAACtgtaaaaattcatataaacaatatacggcaaattatatattgtgaagatattatgaaaataccTGCTTTAGCACTGGAATGTGTTTTAGCTAATATTCAACCTTGTACAACACATACCCACAAGATACATTGGCCTCAGGAAGCTAATAACAAATTTCATGAATTACTTGAAAgtaatgaacaaatatttggtgaaatatattctgttgttaataatgttatagCTTTAACATTGATAGCTGTAACtacagaaaacaaaattaatatcaaccAAATATTAATAGATCAAAAATTAGCAATgcataaagaagaaagttatTTATCACGATTGAACAATGagttacgaaaaaaatatgaaaatatgagTGCAACACAACTTCTTTATTATGAGAAGATGCAATACGAAGATTATAATTCATGTGATGATTATCCTGATCTTCCTGATGACTCGAAATGGGTTTCAACAGTACGTTTACGTggtcctttttctcctcttgaATGTTCTTTACGACATCTTACAATTGCTGGTAGaggtaaaaaaattatcatcgaaACGAATTCAGTTAATTCAGTTCTTCTGGATAGTAATTGGAAGGAACAACAAAAACATCTCCTAGTGGCTGGAACTGTAAACCAAAATGTAAATGGTAGCAATTTAACATTACGTAATACCACTTTAATACCTGCCATTCCTGGTTTAACAGCATTACTTGCTTTAATTTTTACACCACGTATGGAATTACGACGTAATTCTTCTGGTACATACTATGTTGGAGCATTATGTGGATTAGGATGTGATAGTTCTACCAAAGAGAGTCTTTTCCCAGAACGTGatatggaaatatattttgatgttGAGATAACATTTGATGATTTACAAGAT ATAAATAGATTGCGACATTGGATGAATATTGGCATGcatattaacgaaaaaattgaagaaaataataattctgaagaaataatttcttatcaaaataaaataaaaataatattatccaaACTTATGgataaatgtagaaaaaaacaagatccTGAAATGTTGATGAACTTTTATAAATGGGGAATGTatgatgaattattatttctacaaCCTAGTAGAATGACCATggtcaaaaataatatttacagttTACATTGGGCATTAGaattagaagagaaaaatgatgaaCTCGAAAAAATGACGAATCATATTAAGGAATTACGTAATTTAGCTTCAGA AGATGAACGAAAATTACTAAATACTGAAATTTACTGCGATTTCTGTAAAGTAACTATATACAGTGTTCTACAACTTCGTGTACATTTGTATACACTGGTAcatagagaaaatgaaaaaaaatggaatattAAACTTTGA
- the LOC124951235 gene encoding probable ATP-dependent RNA helicase spindle-E isoform X2: MINNTSEDTRLTYCTTGVLLQKLINTKHMLEYTHIILDEIHERDQELDFLLLIVRKFLRTNSRTVKIVLMSATFNVEKFAKYFSSPVGNKLEAAPVIDIAKRTYFNINIYYLCQLGMLGPIPEISRDEPKVTKSMMDFCVHIVIVLDELDMKADDAYDSKTGLYNRHVILVFLPGINEIEEMHNMLTSAKYENSKWDIIVLHSSITNEEQHKIFEQPPKGYRRIILSTNIAESSITVPDVKYVIDFCLIKQLVTDPKTNFQCLELSWASKGNCQQRAGRTGRIMDGRVYRLVPKNFYDTVLCDEGNPEMLRAPLENLVLQAKVLNMGEPKAILALSLDPPDLSNLERTILLLKESGALLNNNDKTELFDGELTDLGRIMAALPLNIYVTKLIVLGHLFSVLRDMIIIGCSMTVKDMFCSPFGKKLLAYNVKFSWACDSESDCIAFLNVYKVWTSEKANRHLNNNAMEKRWAQRQFVQIKVLREIEALVYNVTQRLKKFGITESVGINKVRWDDEVRPFVLKIVIAGAFYPNYFVKHQNVEELKEGHKIMNGLDLTNTVYLQGWPLKQPGLLYARKIQNIFQDCFKSSVGKVNVSFKSSRIYLQFSKSYTDEERKIPLSVYRSIKMRQCNIPIEISVLSENDALDMAKKMNLEDKSIFFNNNISIKESKKPAYNNPNLPGLDISYIAIKIINVIDPGHFWIHINDKDTHDKVRQIQKFLNEGEKSLKKFDYLPEINTLVAVPFKKTLQVEFYRGVITNYIEKSDNKFALCQLIDIGQTVKIHINNIRQIIYCEDIMKIPALALECVLANIQPCTTHTHKIHWPQEANNKFHELLESNEQIFGEIYSVVNNVIALTLIAVTTENKININQILIDQKLAMHKEESYLSRLNNELRKKYENMSATQLLYYEKMQYEDYNSCDDYPDLPDDSKWVSTVRLRGPFSPLECSLRHLTIAGRGKKIIIETNSVNSVLLDSNWKEQQKHLLVAGTVNQNVNGSNLTLRNTTLIPAIPGLTALLALIFTPRMELRRNSSGTYYVGALCGLGCDSSTKESLFPERDMEIYFDVEITFDDLQDINRLRHWMNIGMHINEKIEENNNSEEIISYQNKIKIILSKLMDKCRKKQDPEMLMNFYKWGMYDELLFLQPSRMTMVKNNIYSLHWALELEEKNDELEKMTNHIKELRNLASEDERKLLNTEIYCDFCKVTIYSVLQLRVHLYTLVHRENEKKWNIKL; encoded by the exons ATGATAAACAATACATCTGAAGATACCCGTTTAACATATTGTACAACTGGTGtgcttttacaaaaattaataaatacaaaacatATGTTGGAATATACTCATATTATACTAGATGAAATTCATGAACGTGATCAGGAATTGGATTTCCTGTTGCTTattgtaagaaaatttttacggACAAATTCACGTACAGTGAAAATTGTACTTATGTCTGCAACATTTAATGTTGAAAAATTtgctaaatatttttcatcacCTGTTGGAAATAAACTTGAAGCTGCACCTGTCATTGATATTGCTAAACGAACttactttaatataaatatttattatctgtgTCAACTTGGTATGTTAGGACCA ATACCAGAAATATCACGAGATGAACCAAAAGTAACAAAAAGTATGATGGATTTTTGTGTACACATAGTAATTGTTCTTGATGAACTTGATATGAAGGCGGATGATGCATATGATAGTAAAACAGGGTTATATAATAGACATGTAATTCTTGTATTCTTGCCAggaattaatgaaatagaagaaatgcATAACATGTTAACGTCTGCAAAATATGAAAACTCTAAATgggatattattgttttacatTCATCAATTACAAATGAAGAACAACACAAAATTTTTGAACAACCTCCAAAAGGCTATCgtcgtattattttatcaacaaATATTGCTGAAAGTAGTATTACTGTACCTGATGTAAAGTATG TAATCGATTTTTGCTTAATAAAACAACTTGTGACTGACCCAAAAACTAATTTTCAATGTTTGGAACTTTCTTGGGCTAGTAAAGGAAATTGTCAACAACGTGCTGGTCGTACAGGTCGTATAATGGATGGAAGAGTATATAGATTAGTaccaaaaaatttttatgat ACAGTACTATGTGATGAAGGAAATCCTGAAATGTTGAGAGCTCCTCTTGAAAACTTAGTGCTTCAGGCAAAAGTTCTAAACATGGGTGAACCTAAAGCTATCTTAGCTTTATCTCTTGATCCACCTGATCTTAGTAACTTAGAGCGTACTATACTCTTATTGAAAGAATCTGGTGCATTActcaacaataatgataaaacagaACTCTTTGATGGTGAATTAACAGATCTCGGCCGTATAATGGCTGCTCTaccattaaatatttatgttactAAATTGATTGTATTAGGTCATCTCTTCAGTGTTTTAAGAGACATGATAATAATTGGTTGTAGTATGACTGTAAAGGATATGTTTTGTAGTCCATTTGGAAAAAAGTTATTAGCTTATAATGTGAAATTTAGTTGGGCTTGTGATTCAGAAAGTGATTGTATAGCATTTCTAAATGTTTATAAAGTATGGACAAGTGAGAAAGCAAAtcgtcatttaaataataatgctaTGGAAAAGAGATGGGCACAAAGACAATTTGTACAAATAAAAGTATTGCGTGAAATTGAAGCTCTCGTGTATAACGTGActcaaagattaaaaaaatttggtATAACTGAAAGTGTTGGAATTAATAAAGTTAGGTGGGATGATGAAGTACGACCATTTGTtctaaaaattgtaattgcTGGTGCATTTTATcctaattattttgttaaacaCCAAAATGTCGAAGAATTAAAAGAGGGGCATAAGATCATGAATGGATTAGACTTAACAAATACAGTATATTTGCAAGGTTGGCCATTAAAACAGCCAGGACTTTTGTATGCAcgcaaaattcaaaatattttccagGATTGTTTTAAATCTTCTGTCGGAAAAGTAAACGTTTCTTTCAAATCTTCGCGTATATATCTTCAATTTAGTAAAAGTTATacagatgaagaaagaaaaattccacTTTCAGTATATAGATCTATTAAAATGAGACAATGTAATATACCTATTGAAATATCTGTTTTAAGTGAAAATGACGCTCTTGATATggcaaaaaaaatgaatcttgAAGACaagtcaatattttttaataacaatatttctataaaagaaagcaaaaaaccTGCTTATAATAATCCAAATCTTCCAGGTCttgatatttcatatattgcaattaaaataataaat GTCATAGATCCTGGTCATTTTTGGatacatataaatgataaagatacACATGATAAAGTAAGGCAGATACAAAAATTTCTgaatgaaggagaaaaatcattaaaaaaattcgattatctTCCAGAGATTAACACTCTTGTAGCTGTTCCATTCAAGAAAACTCTTCAAGTAGAATTTTATCGTGGTGTAATCacaaattatatcgaaaaatctGATAACAAATTTGCTTTATGCCAATTAATTGATATAGGTCAAACtgtaaaaattcatataaacaatatacggcaaattatatattgtgaagatattatgaaaataccTGCTTTAGCACTGGAATGTGTTTTAGCTAATATTCAACCTTGTACAACACATACCCACAAGATACATTGGCCTCAGGAAGCTAATAACAAATTTCATGAATTACTTGAAAgtaatgaacaaatatttggtgaaatatattctgttgttaataatgttatagCTTTAACATTGATAGCTGTAACtacagaaaacaaaattaatatcaaccAAATATTAATAGATCAAAAATTAGCAATgcataaagaagaaagttatTTATCACGATTGAACAATGagttacgaaaaaaatatgaaaatatgagTGCAACACAACTTCTTTATTATGAGAAGATGCAATACGAAGATTATAATTCATGTGATGATTATCCTGATCTTCCTGATGACTCGAAATGGGTTTCAACAGTACGTTTACGTggtcctttttctcctcttgaATGTTCTTTACGACATCTTACAATTGCTGGTAGaggtaaaaaaattatcatcgaaACGAATTCAGTTAATTCAGTTCTTCTGGATAGTAATTGGAAGGAACAACAAAAACATCTCCTAGTGGCTGGAACTGTAAACCAAAATGTAAATGGTAGCAATTTAACATTACGTAATACCACTTTAATACCTGCCATTCCTGGTTTAACAGCATTACTTGCTTTAATTTTTACACCACGTATGGAATTACGACGTAATTCTTCTGGTACATACTATGTTGGAGCATTATGTGGATTAGGATGTGATAGTTCTACCAAAGAGAGTCTTTTCCCAGAACGTGatatggaaatatattttgatgttGAGATAACATTTGATGATTTACAAGAT ATAAATAGATTGCGACATTGGATGAATATTGGCATGcatattaacgaaaaaattgaagaaaataataattctgaagaaataatttcttatcaaaataaaataaaaataatattatccaaACTTATGgataaatgtagaaaaaaacaagatccTGAAATGTTGATGAACTTTTATAAATGGGGAATGTatgatgaattattatttctacaaCCTAGTAGAATGACCATggtcaaaaataatatttacagttTACATTGGGCATTAGaattagaagagaaaaatgatgaaCTCGAAAAAATGACGAATCATATTAAGGAATTACGTAATTTAGCTTCAGA AGATGAACGAAAATTACTAAATACTGAAATTTACTGCGATTTCTGTAAAGTAACTATATACAGTGTTCTACAACTTCGTGTACATTTGTATACACTGGTAcatagagaaaatgaaaaaaaatggaatattAAACTTTGA